The sequence AGGTTAattggtaaatttttataattataaagatatatcattttaaaatattatttttagaatagaaaatagaataatacattggagtaaaaccttaTTCTATTTTGGTGTTGCACCATTTTTGAGTAAAAAATGAAGTAATATATTGGAAATGCTCTAATGCACTCATGAGTCGTGACTGGTTTTCTCGATACcatccgcaaacgcagcttttacGGTTGATAACGGTTGTTGGTTTTTTGCAACAATCACGCAAAACGCTGCAAAACACCTCAAACCACAACAAACCTCGTAAAAGCAAAAATTGGTTTCTGCTAACGTTTGCGGTTACGGAcggataaataaatataaaaatatttttaatttaaaatattttatataatatatatttttatattttaatttaaattcactaacagataatttttattttataagaacttCAAACCAAAACTattcaatataatttttaaaaattaacatatatacacatatataaaaatatatacacatataaatgaaattaataaaaaattctaaaataaattttattgaaactataactttcatttaaactaaaaagtaaaaaattgtaatattattattaatatttattatattttgtcaTAGTAgcatatttttgatatttttataacattaaaatgtgttaatattaataattatttattagacAGTTGCAATATCTTATAATCAATCAGCCAGAAATATTTTGCAAATGCaactatttttaaatgatatagCAGTCGTACCAATCACTTAATCAGCAGCGTTTCAACGGGCCTAAATAAGTCATGGGCTTTATACTGCGTAGGGTGCGAATTGGAAAGCATGTGCCACGTTGTGTCATGCGTTTCGCACGCCTCGGCGTTTTCTTGAGAATGCACCTTCACTAATCGCTAATGAGAAACATCCGAGTTTTTTCCCTAGACATACTTTATACAAAGCCCAAAATCCTTTATTGTGTAAAAAAACTTCTccaaagtatttatttattgcGAGAGCAGGGTAACCTTATTGCATAACAATCGAGATTATACGGTCACTAGCTTGGTATATAATTTACGCTGCTTAATAAAACTTTCATTTATGATGATGTTATTTAAACATATTGGATAGCCAACAAATCATATGGGGCATCACGCCTCACCATGTTTGGCTTGAGCAATTATAGAGACAACCATAAGTTCATTCATGATTTCATGTCCCATATCACTATCTACATACACATGCAAACACGTGTACGCATAAGTTAATTCATCCCATACATATAACAAGGAAAATTCTGAATACAGGCAGTCTGGAAATTAAAAACTTATGTCACtattcaaaaaattaataaagattattataaaaatatattaaaaatgctatgtacaatgaaaataaattatatttcttGAAACTTATTGTTACTACTATATACaagtgaaaataaattatatttcttaAAATTGGAATTtcaattttctaaaatagaaacaTCTTATTGCAAAGTCTTAAAAACTAATTGAAgattaaaaattcatattttcacACACACACATTGAAAATAGCTTTTTCATCTTTCTGGTAAATTCTGTAAAAGtacctttaattttttttgatatgatGTTCATAAACAACAGTATGATTGTACATGAAACATTTTTTAcctgatcaataaatttaatatttcatcaaaaacatagtagtaaattatataataaaataatataattatttcacatttttcattttggaattattattttttgatatttttaaattacataTAAAGTAATACATAGAAGACAGAGGATTCGTGATTGTATACGTATAGATATAGTAATAAAAATCCATGAcatgaattgtttttttttttgctattttttGTCATATAAGTATAGATCGATGTATTTAAAAACGTATAGTTTATACACATTTCTGAGgatacaaattaaaataatcGAATCTGTTTATAAAGATAAACagatttttgtttcttataatATCATCATAAACGACAATGTCCACCAGGTCCTCCAAATGTAAGAGTCTCTCTCGAATCAAAATCTACATACTTAAGAAACATTACATTATAACAATTAGGATCATTAGCATAATACTCGATCTCGTTTGAATTAATATCCACCACTGTATAGTCCGGAAGAACATATTTGAGTTGTTTTATGAAAGAAGACCGAGTCAAGTCTTTTGTCGGAAAATCTCCAGTTCCCATTGGTGGGCTCAGGGTTTGAGCCATTGAAGTTCCTGCAAATCCACCAAAGTAAACTTCAGACGCTCCTTCTGCCATGTAAGTTTCACGTGGCCAATAGCCTATCATCTTGGTTCCTGTCGTCAATACCCAATTTTTGGTCACTGGATCCTGCATTTATGTAGTTTCATATCTTTAGGTATATAAAACTGAAAGCAATATATTATACCATTGATTATTCCTATTTTCAGTATTTGTTTTCAAACGAAAACCAATTAGTCGAACCCATAAAAATAGCATGTCACCAAATAATTCAAAGGTAAATGCAAACGAAACAAAAAAACTGAACCTATAATTCTTTCTAAAATTAGAGCTTTGTGTACCTCGGCTACAGAAAGATGGACAGTGTGGTGTTCTCCTCCTGGAACACTAACTTTATGATAAACCATACCAGGGTAGATTGATTTATGAACTTGGACATAACCTCCTGGGCATAACGCATTGTAACATCCGTTTTGTTGTTTTTCTGCCTGTAATATATAATTAGtgcataatatttatttatgctTACAACAAAATTATCAAAACATTTTAAATGTTCATAAAAATTGGgaaaaaaatactaattcattACGCACCATCCATAGCGTCGTTAGTCTTGGACGGTCATCTCCATATAGTCTTGTATGTACCTGTGAATCAAGAAACTAGAATTCTtagaatatacatatattaaacgAATCGAACCAAACCCGAGTTGTACATTCTTCTAAACCTAATAACTAGAAAATCATACAACCAAAATCAAAGCCTTTAACAAACACCTTTAGAATAATTCTAGAAAGAAACAGATCTTCTCGGATTGAACACCTTCAGAATACGTGTGATGTtcgaaaatttaatattttttaccgaaaaagaaaaaaaaactaatcaattGAGTTTGTAGTAATATACTTACAGCCACACCAAACTGGATGCTGCTCATTACGTTCCCTTGTATGTAATTAAGCCAAATCCAAGCTTTACTATATTGTTGTTGCCCCATTCGCGGTTTGTTAATATCGAACAAACCTTGCGCTCCATGCCATTTCTTTGTCGTATTTTCAAATGTTTTGATAATTGCATACTATAAATAGATGAAAAAACACTAATCATGTGTTATTTCAAGATACTCATTACCAAATAACTATTTGTTTAATGCGTTTTGAGCTTAATGTACTTACATGTTGATTGTACTCCCTAAAACCTTTTGACGTATGCTTTTTGTATTTCTGGGACAACATTGaagaatatatatgtatgtttttcGTTTTTGTACGTTGTTTGTTCTTGATCCTCTTATAAACCCGACGATCTTGTCTTAAGAGACGGCCTAAAACATAGAAAAAGTTGTGgccaatatatttatttttgtcagcattaaaaaaatgtttgtgtTTCGTGTTTATATTGCCCATCaaagtttattaatattaagaaGCCATCAAGAGATTTTACGTACCTTCTTTAGTAAATTGTTGGggatatataaaattattggtTACGCTGGTTTTTGGATTGTGAATCGGTACTTGTCCTTTAGGACATTCTTCTGATCCCTCCGAGACAATCTTTGTGATTGTGTCATCATTGGAAGTAGAGAGCATTGATAGAAGCTCTCGACTTGGTTTAGTCTACAatgcaacaaaaacaaaaatcacaaTATTTAGGTTTATTCcaacaattattttataaaaccttTTCTAAACCAGTATTTGGTGAAAGAAGCCCCCACAGTATTTACGTTTGTTccagaaaaaaattgtttatgaTTTTCAAAAACCTGTATTTGGTGATTCTTCATTTGAGGATGTTGCAATGCAGATTGTGTGTACATAGAGACACATTCGAATTCGGTTTCTTGATTCTGCAATACAATTTAACACTTTTTTATATGAGAAACTGATAAGTTAGTATACCACGTACTTGTTATATGATTGACGTACCAGTGTTGATGTAGCAAGACAAGTGAGGCATATGAAACATAAGGAGAATAACATTAATCGAAGAGAAGCCATTTCTTAAAGTGAGTATTACTTTTCTCTTATCCTGGAAAgagttgtttttcttttaattcacTGTTTTAATTTAAAGGCTTTGCATTGGTTACAAAAATAGGGGATCCCGTTATTTAAGCCAACAAAGTAATCTGAAAACCAATTTGAACCGTAGACCTCGAcggtcaaaagaaaaaaaagaagaattatCCAAAAGAGTCAAGACTCTCAAGAGTCAAAAGATCAAAACTTAAAATGATCTGTTCAAGacgttcaaccgttttcttccTTAAAACTTTTCATCTCATGATAAAACCGTCGTAACTTCGTCTTCGTATATCTATCGCCTAAAACATAATCTTACTACTGCCTGACTGTGATCAAATTTTCTAACcgatttatttaatagtaagtGCCCATTTAAACAAGAAACCTGATTTTGGATAACAAAACGTCCAAGTTGGAGAGATTTTGTTATGACGTTACAAAGTTTAGGAAAACGTAAAACATCTTTAGTACAGAAAAGGAATAGACAGTCAACCGTGTCCAAGTTGGAGAGGTTTAGCGatttgaaaatgatttttaataaattaaagtaaaaatattctACCGAGTGAAATGGATGACTGGTTGTACTTTATcttactttttaaatttatttatttttaaattgtcaAATCTTATCAATCACAatgtaactttatttttaaaagttaaaatctaCATCAAAATTTTACTCATTTTTACCAtttgtaatataattatatttataaagctACAGAAAAGGCAAAAAGGTAAATAAAACTTTTTTCTTGTGTATATTTAGGCAAAAATTCTACTTCTTTATTATTTAGCctttaacataaaaattatcaataatttcaaataaattggATAACTTTAGGTATTTAGGATAATTTGCAAAATGCCCTATTTAGGATTTGAAATTTGAGAAATatacttcttttaatttttttttgaaaattacacTTATTCATATGTAATAAGACCTTTTTGCCCAtgttttaatagataaaaatataatttgaaatcacaaataaatttattaattt comes from Brassica rapa cultivar Chiifu-401-42 chromosome A02, CAAS_Brap_v3.01, whole genome shotgun sequence and encodes:
- the LOC103853849 gene encoding uncharacterized protein LOC103853849, yielding MASLRLMLFSLCFICLTCLATSTLNQETEFECVSMYTQSALQHPQMKNHQIQTKPSRELLSMLSTSNDDTITKIVSEGSEECPKGQVPIHNPKTSVTNNFIYPQQFTKEGRLLRQDRRVYKRIKNKQRTKTKNIHIYSSMLSQKYKKHTSKGFREYNQHYAIIKTFENTTKKWHGAQGLFDINKPRMGQQQYSKAWIWLNYIQGNVMSSIQFGVAVHTRLYGDDRPRLTTLWMAEKQQNGCYNALCPGGYVQVHKSIYPGMVYHKVSVPGGEHHTVHLSVAEDPVTKNWVLTTGTKMIGYWPRETYMAEGASEVYFGGFAGTSMAQTLSPPMGTGDFPTKDLTRSSFIKQLKYVLPDYTVVDINSNEIEYYANDPNCYNVMFLKYVDFDSRETLTFGGPGGHCRL